The following proteins are co-located in the Microbacterium sp. Clip185 genome:
- a CDS encoding OmpA family protein has product MSSTVPRILALVAAVGVLVAGCAAEPRPAASAPAAASTPNASSIPTVPVVAGYAAGEVPPVPLFTMPDLSLLDSSLGGFAIQLDRQIEPRPGIEVRPAACGDVTERASAQGSVLLYGDGSGTFTGPDGTVHNYGDGSGSFTVNGVTANVYGDGSGSYIADGIEIWNYGDGSGSVTTPDGATWVYGDGSASRTGNGVEHWNYGDGSAMYRDADVEIHNYGDGSGSYVAKGLDIRNYGDGTGAVNGEPVEVDPLPAVAPVGAFPPLGTLAPITSCGTTITLSDGVLFDFDRSEIRADAAGVLDELAAAMTELDVPTAEIGGHTDAIGSDSYNQELSERRAASVVAALKDRGVTASLSAVGYGESAPVAANEIDGVDNPAGRQLNRRVEIFIPAF; this is encoded by the coding sequence ATGAGCAGCACCGTCCCCCGCATCCTGGCCCTCGTCGCGGCTGTCGGCGTCCTGGTCGCCGGATGCGCCGCCGAGCCCCGCCCGGCTGCATCCGCCCCGGCCGCCGCGAGCACGCCCAACGCGTCCTCGATACCGACTGTGCCGGTCGTCGCGGGATACGCGGCCGGCGAAGTGCCGCCGGTCCCGCTGTTCACGATGCCCGATCTGTCGCTGCTCGACAGCTCGCTGGGCGGCTTCGCGATTCAGCTGGACCGTCAGATCGAGCCGCGACCCGGCATCGAGGTACGTCCCGCCGCCTGCGGCGACGTGACGGAACGCGCGAGCGCGCAGGGGTCGGTGCTGCTGTACGGCGACGGTTCGGGAACCTTCACCGGACCCGACGGCACGGTGCACAACTACGGCGACGGCTCGGGGAGCTTCACCGTCAACGGCGTGACCGCGAACGTCTACGGCGACGGTTCGGGCTCCTACATCGCCGACGGCATCGAGATCTGGAACTACGGCGACGGCTCCGGCTCGGTGACCACCCCCGACGGCGCCACCTGGGTCTACGGCGACGGCTCCGCCTCGCGCACCGGCAACGGCGTCGAGCATTGGAACTACGGCGACGGCTCCGCGATGTACCGCGACGCCGACGTCGAGATCCACAATTACGGCGACGGCTCCGGCTCCTACGTCGCGAAGGGACTCGACATCCGCAACTACGGCGACGGCACCGGTGCCGTCAATGGCGAGCCGGTCGAGGTGGATCCGCTGCCCGCCGTCGCGCCGGTCGGTGCCTTCCCGCCGCTCGGCACACTCGCACCCATCACCTCCTGCGGCACCACCATCACCCTCAGCGACGGCGTGCTCTTCGACTTCGACCGCTCCGAGATCCGGGCGGATGCGGCGGGCGTGCTCGATGAGCTGGCGGCCGCGATGACCGAGCTCGACGTTCCGACGGCCGAGATCGGCGGCCACACCGACGCGATCGGCTCCGACAGCTACAACCAGGAGCTGTCAGAGCGCCGTGCCGCATCCGTCGTCGCCGCACTGAAAGACCGCGGTGTCACCGCTTCGCTCAGCGCCGTCGGATACGGCGAGAGCGCACCCGTCGCCGCGAACGAGATCGACGGCGTCGACAACCCCGCCGGGCGCCAGCTCAACCGCCGCGTCGAGATCTTCATCCCGGCCTTCTGA
- a CDS encoding sensor histidine kinase, with translation MKAVRLALVTAPLAVAVLIAVVLVLAGGNGSLVLRMPLATVIVVSGALASVVLILVLVVRPMTARRRDAAIVAARAEGAVAERDAHRRFLRRLDHELKNPVTAIRSALAAGEQTPPENLVIASAQATRLSGVVTQLRALSSLETRPIEASRVDLAVIVEEEAAALRDELAARGARRSVETVLPTVPWPLPPVTGDPDLLAVAVRNLLLNAAKYSGEGARIEVRGTEETDTVVIEVADTGWGIRAEDLPFVWEELWRAQDARGVEGTGLGLSLVRVVVHRHGGEVSLRSQFGRGTSVRLTLPRAPR, from the coding sequence ATGAAGGCCGTACGGCTGGCGCTCGTGACCGCGCCGCTCGCGGTCGCGGTGCTCATCGCCGTCGTGCTCGTGCTCGCCGGCGGCAACGGCTCTCTCGTGCTGCGGATGCCGCTGGCCACCGTGATCGTCGTATCCGGAGCCCTCGCGTCGGTCGTGCTGATCCTCGTGCTGGTCGTGCGGCCCATGACGGCCAGGAGGCGCGATGCGGCCATCGTCGCGGCCCGCGCCGAGGGTGCGGTCGCCGAACGCGATGCGCACCGGCGGTTCTTGCGCCGCCTCGATCACGAACTCAAGAATCCGGTGACCGCCATCCGTTCGGCGCTCGCCGCCGGCGAACAGACACCGCCGGAGAACCTCGTGATCGCGTCGGCGCAGGCCACCCGGCTGAGCGGCGTCGTCACGCAGCTGCGAGCCCTGTCCTCGCTGGAGACGCGGCCCATCGAAGCGTCCCGCGTCGATCTGGCGGTCATCGTGGAGGAGGAAGCGGCGGCGTTGCGCGACGAGCTCGCCGCGCGCGGTGCACGCCGGAGCGTCGAGACCGTGCTGCCCACCGTCCCCTGGCCGCTGCCGCCCGTCACCGGCGACCCGGATCTGCTGGCCGTGGCCGTGCGCAATCTGCTCCTCAATGCGGCGAAGTACTCCGGCGAGGGTGCGCGCATCGAAGTCCGCGGCACGGAGGAGACGGACACCGTCGTGATCGAGGTCGCCGACACCGGCTGGGGGATCCGCGCCGAGGACCTCCCGTTCGTGTGGGAGGAGCTCTGGCGGGCACAGGATGCGCGGGGCGTCGAGGGCACGGGACTGGGTCTCTCGCTGGTGCGTGTGGTCGTGCACCGGCACGGCGGAGAGGTCTCTCTCCGCTCGCAGTTCGGTCGCGGCACGAGCGTGCGGCTCACCCTGCCGCGGGCACCGCGCTGA
- a CDS encoding response regulator transcription factor: MSDEPRTRVLLVDDEEAITSTLAPFLERSGFDVRVEADGQSALDAHAAFAPHIVVSDVLMPRMDGRELVRSLRRADAWTPVIMLTKVDASFERTAALEEGADDYLGKPFDPPELVARIRAVLRRTAGGGKPLTASSQLVSAGLRLDRVARRVLRDGATLELTPKALTLLEYLMSHPDEVHTREHLLETLWGFEFAVTTRAVDHRIAELRRALGDDAQQPRWIETLPGAGYRFCAPVSAS; this comes from the coding sequence GTGAGCGACGAGCCGCGCACCCGCGTGCTGCTCGTGGACGACGAGGAGGCGATCACCTCGACTCTCGCGCCGTTTCTCGAGCGCAGCGGATTCGACGTGCGAGTGGAGGCCGACGGGCAGAGCGCGCTCGACGCGCACGCCGCCTTCGCTCCCCACATCGTCGTCTCCGACGTGCTCATGCCCCGCATGGACGGCCGCGAGCTCGTGCGGAGCCTGCGCCGTGCGGACGCGTGGACCCCGGTCATCATGCTGACCAAGGTGGATGCGTCCTTCGAGCGCACCGCCGCGCTGGAGGAAGGCGCCGACGACTATCTCGGCAAACCCTTCGATCCACCGGAGCTCGTCGCCCGCATCCGTGCGGTCCTGCGCCGCACGGCCGGCGGCGGCAAGCCGCTGACCGCTTCCTCGCAGCTGGTGAGCGCGGGACTCCGACTCGACCGCGTGGCCCGTCGTGTACTGCGCGACGGGGCGACGCTCGAGCTGACGCCGAAGGCGCTCACCCTGCTCGAGTACCTGATGTCGCACCCGGACGAGGTGCACACGCGGGAGCACCTGCTCGAGACCCTGTGGGGCTTCGAGTTCGCGGTCACGACGCGCGCCGTCGATCACCGGATCGCAGAACTGCGCCGCGCACTGGGCGACGACGCCCAGCAGCCGCGCTGGATCGAGACGCTGCCCGGGGCGGGGTACCGCTTCTGCGCACCGGTGAGCGCGTCATGA
- a CDS encoding ABC transporter ATP-binding protein yields MHAPSSSRPVLVARDLVKRYGTLTALAGVDVTIAAGEAVAVMGASGSGKTTLLHCLAAVIAPDGGSVRLGQDNPVELVGMDEKGRSAIRRSQLGFVFQEHLLLPELTALENAALPLLVQGVPRRDAEQHAAGWLHALGLAGMEDRRIGQLSGGQAQRVAIARAQVTGAPLVFADEPTGALDSATSAEVMSALLHATVGQGRSLVVVTHDPDVAARCHRVVRMRDGHILDAASVSEVQR; encoded by the coding sequence ATGCACGCTCCCTCATCTTCTCGCCCTGTTCTCGTCGCGCGCGATCTCGTGAAGCGCTATGGCACGCTCACAGCCCTGGCGGGCGTCGATGTGACGATCGCCGCGGGCGAGGCCGTGGCCGTCATGGGTGCATCGGGGTCGGGGAAGACGACCCTGTTGCACTGCCTCGCCGCGGTCATCGCCCCGGACGGCGGGTCCGTCCGCCTCGGTCAGGACAATCCGGTCGAGTTGGTCGGAATGGACGAGAAGGGACGCTCCGCCATCCGTCGCAGCCAGCTCGGTTTCGTGTTCCAGGAGCACCTGCTGCTGCCGGAGCTCACCGCTCTGGAGAACGCGGCCCTCCCCCTGCTGGTGCAGGGCGTGCCGCGGCGTGACGCGGAGCAGCACGCCGCCGGGTGGCTGCACGCCCTGGGACTGGCCGGCATGGAGGACCGCCGCATCGGTCAGCTCTCGGGCGGCCAGGCCCAGCGGGTGGCGATCGCCCGCGCGCAGGTGACGGGTGCACCGCTCGTCTTCGCCGACGAACCCACGGGAGCTCTCGACTCGGCCACCTCGGCTGAGGTGATGTCGGCGCTCCTGCATGCCACGGTCGGTCAGGGCCGCAGCCTCGTCGTCGTCACCCACGACCCCGACGTCGCGGCCCGCTGCCATCGCGTCGTCCGGATGCGGGACGGCCACATCCTCGACGCCGCGTCGGTGTCGGAGGTGCAGCGATGA
- a CDS encoding DUF3060 domain-containing protein: MKKTLPLTLAALAVLLTGCSVAYEAPGAPAAQPAPSSTPAPAASAPAEREQGQSPGASVPPASASDDLRERYADVAQQTSCAAGDVVVSQAGATVSIPGECALVTVTASGVVVLADRIGTLEITGAANQVQAASIDVVRLGGSGNDVRWESGAADVTDTGAANTARATTGG; the protein is encoded by the coding sequence ATGAAGAAGACGCTGCCGCTCACGCTCGCCGCCCTGGCCGTTCTGCTGACCGGATGCTCCGTCGCCTATGAGGCCCCGGGAGCTCCCGCCGCCCAGCCCGCTCCCTCATCGACACCGGCGCCGGCTGCGTCGGCTCCGGCGGAGCGCGAGCAGGGGCAGTCGCCCGGCGCATCGGTGCCTCCTGCCTCCGCGTCCGACGACCTGCGCGAGCGCTACGCCGATGTGGCGCAGCAGACCTCGTGCGCCGCGGGGGACGTCGTCGTCTCGCAGGCGGGTGCGACGGTGTCGATCCCGGGGGAGTGCGCCCTCGTGACGGTCACGGCGAGCGGCGTCGTCGTGCTCGCCGACCGCATCGGCACGCTCGAGATCACCGGGGCCGCGAACCAGGTGCAGGCCGCATCCATCGACGTCGTCCGTTTGGGCGGCAGCGGCAACGACGTGCGGTGGGAGAGCGGTGCCGCCGACGTGACCGACACCGGAGCCGCGAACACCGCGCGCGCCACGACCGGAGGATGA
- a CDS encoding DUF4190 domain-containing protein has protein sequence MSQPQQQYVYVTRPTDGLAITSFVLALLGFNLLAVIFGHVALARIRRTHAGGAGFAIAGLVIGYLTIAAIALLILAALGIGIWAVNAS, from the coding sequence ATGTCTCAGCCGCAGCAGCAGTACGTCTACGTCACCCGCCCCACCGACGGGCTCGCCATCACCTCGTTCGTGCTCGCGCTGCTGGGGTTCAACCTGCTCGCGGTGATCTTCGGCCACGTCGCGCTCGCCCGCATCCGCCGCACCCATGCCGGGGGAGCGGGTTTCGCGATCGCGGGACTCGTGATCGGCTACCTCACGATCGCGGCGATCGCCCTCCTGATCCTCGCGGCGCTGGGCATCGGCATCTGGGCGGTGAACGCCTCGTGA